One Rhabdothermincola sediminis DNA window includes the following coding sequences:
- a CDS encoding cold-shock protein, with amino-acid sequence MATGTVKFFNAEKGYGFISREQGDDVFVHYSNIEGQGYRTLEQGQTVEFEVGPGRKGEEARNVRVV; translated from the coding sequence ATGGCCACTGGCACCGTCAAGTTCTTCAACGCGGAGAAGGGCTACGGCTTCATCTCCCGCGAGCAGGGCGACGACGTCTTCGTCCACTACTCGAACATCGAGGGGCAGGGGTACCGGACCCTCGAGCAGGGGCAGACCGTCGAGTTCGAGGTCGGCCCCGGCCGCAAGGGCGAGGAAGCCCGCAACGTCCGGGTCGTCTGA
- a CDS encoding gas vesicle protein GvpG, whose product MATRRSSFEKRERDKNKKARAAAKRERRQDRSGAASAEQSGVSPATPVAGDQQAVLDALAALHTAYDDGRVTFEDFEEQRAELLSRLDVS is encoded by the coding sequence GTGGCGACCCGTCGCAGCAGCTTCGAGAAGCGCGAACGCGACAAGAACAAGAAGGCCCGGGCCGCCGCCAAGCGCGAGCGGCGCCAGGACCGCAGCGGCGCGGCCTCCGCCGAGCAGTCTGGTGTGTCACCGGCGACCCCGGTCGCCGGTGACCAGCAGGCGGTGCTCGATGCGCTGGCCGCGCTGCACACCGCCTACGACGACGGCCGGGTGACCTTCGAGGACTTCGAGGAGCAGCGAGCGGAACTGCTCAGCCGCCTCGACGTCTCCTGA